The region ATCAAGGTCtaaacttcaatttttttcagGCACTGAGTTATTAAAGGAAAGTTACTAAACCTCTCTAGGACAATGTTTTTTTATGTGTAGATTGATCAGAGGACGGTAAAGACTCATATAGCTCTAATACTTCAAGTTAGTTGTTGCAGGAAATGTTAACTTTCCCTGGAACTTTACTACAAGACAGATGTATCAGATGGTACATGAAGATGTTCAAGTCTAGCACACACTTTATTCAAGGTCTCTCTCACAGAGTTATATTTATTGTTTCTTAAAAGAATATCATCTAAGGAAATGTTTTAAGCTTCCattctttttaaagcagtttaTTGGCCTGAACACCAAGGATGGCTGTCTCTATCCCTTAATTCTGATCATGAACTCAGATGTGAGAAAGTCAAGGGTATCACAGAAAAGGTAGGATGAAAATTTTGCCAATGAATTGGTTTAATTAAGCCAAATTAATGGATATCAAGGACTTCATGGATTTTTACTGAAGCGTAATTTAAAGTGTTCTgctaatttcaagtgtacagaaaaagtgattcaattatgcatatatgtgtatataaacatatttttcatattcttcaaaaattatatgaattagaataggaaaaagttCCAACTGATAGATTGGTAAGACCATTGAATATAGTTAGTATTTGGAGAAATCCTTATAGTATGtttttgaagatgacatgaaacGATTTTGAACAATAACCTACTACAAGTGAAGGAAAATGTGTGTAAGATTACCTGGTAGGAACAGGACATAAGTGCACACATGGATGAGAAGTGGGAGGGGCTATTTGGAGATGTGACGACCGATGATTTTGGAAGTCAAGTCACATCAATTTCCAGGGGAAAGAAACTGAGTAATTTCTTTCTATCAGCATGATTAAAGCATAATTAAGTATGTGAAGACGTGATACATTTAAGCAATAATTTAGGGAGGTATGCCTGTATGAAATGGTGAGAAAGGAGGAAGAACCATCTTTCTTCACAGTGACGCATCCAGGTCTAAGAGTATAAATATACACTCGAAGTCCAGGTCATGACATTGAAGCTCAGAGAGTGGCCTCCATGTAACTCAGCTGATCTCACATCTCCTGTCAACAACATGTCCTACAAATGCTGTTCTGAAAACTTCTCCTCCCGCTCCCTCGGGGTCCACCTGGGCTACCCAGGCTCCTCCTGTGGCTCCTCCTGTGGCTCCTCCTTCCTCAGCAACCTGGTCTACAGGACTGACCTCTGTTGTCCCAGGATCTGCCGGCCCACCCCTGTGGTGCTGAAGCCCTGTCAGACGTCCTGCTACTGCCCAAGGACCTCCACGCTCTGCAGTCCCTTCCAGATAACTTTTTCTGGTTCTCCAGGATGTGGGTCTATTAGAGGCTGCTCCCTGGGTTATGGATCTAGAAGCTGCTACTCTCTGGACTGGGGATCCAGAGTGGGCTGTGGATCCAGAGTCTTCAGACTGCTGGGTTATGGAATTCATGGCTTCCCTTCCCTGAGGTGTGGATCCAGGTTCTACCACCCAGCCTACTTGGCTTCTAGGAGCTGCCAGTCTTCTTGCTATAGGCCAATCTGTAGATCAAACTTCCGTAGATCAACTTGTTGAATTTCCAGAACTTCTGAGCAAAACGTTTCAGTCTCTACTTACAGCTACCATAGCCCCTTTCAGAAATGTTAGCTAAGCCCTCTCACCATCAGCATCTCATCCTTTCTCTAGTGTCGAACACTGACTCACTAATCCTTTCAGTGAAATTAATAACCAAAATATTGAGTTCAAATCTGTAATTTTGTTGAAACAATTGAATCAGAATTATATAAACTTTTCTTACAAAATGCATGGAAACCCAGCTTTGCTTCACCTAATAAATTCATTCACTCTTGCATCTGATGTTTTCAttgttctgttttggttttaaGTTTGATTTATAATCTATCTTTGGGGCTCCATACCCTCAAAGTCTTTTCCCTAGGAATGGATTTGTATTTCCCCAGGAAATGGTATCAGGCCTGCTATATGGGAAATTCTTTGTGTATTCCACTGCCTAAGGGCTAATAAGTGTGCATGTCTTCCACCATCAAATCTggtagggcttttttttttttttttttttttttaattgaaagtgtGCTCATAGTGGAGCAAATATTCTCATTGTGCTTTCAAGGAGGACACCTTGTGCTGACATCcatatttgattttgattttgcattttcaAATCAGAACTGGTTTAGAGTTTGTCCAGAAGATGTCACTTATGgtgatgaaatatttataaaataaattatatcaaaTATTTGTATAAATCTGATGCATTGgtttgaaagagagaaaagataaagtACCATGGGTTGAAGGACATTAtgtgcgtgagtgctaagtcgcttcagtagtgtctgactctttgcaaccccatggactgtagccccccaggctcctctgtccatgggattctccaggcaagagtactggagttggttgccattatGGTTGTCTTTAAATAAATAGGGAATGGATTATTAGGTGTGTttgtgtgaaagagagagggagggaggtctACTCAGATCTGAGACAGGGCACACCTtgagtttattttaatttgagcaAGTTGTTTGTCTCAGAGTTAAATGTAGGGTCAGAATTCAGTTAAAACTGTTCATAATACATTTAGTAATAACTCTTCATGAGTGGGAAAATAACTATCATCACCATTTGCTCCAATCATGTGCTATGAGTGTTTATTAAtttgtcttccttcttcctcagacTTTTTCTAAGTGAATCTGGGAAAAGAGGGCCTCTTTTCTCCTAAACTGGAAATAATCACGGCTAACAAAAGGAATTCAGGAACCACGTCATCTGTTCAGGGAAATCTTCTCAagagacagaaaattaaaaaaaaaaaaaaagaaaagaaaagaaagaaaaacacacaaagaagTGGGACACAAAAGTTTCTGCTGATTCAGGAGCCTCTGTTCCCAGCATCCTTTAAGCCAGATTTACTTGTCTTTTATGCGCCTTGATTATATTGGCCAATAAAGTCTTCTTTTGGtttaaactaattaaaataaaatgagatttctGTTACTCACATCCAAAGAGTTACAATTAATAGTAATGTGTCATCTAGGTGCAGAGTTACTCATTGACTTTTGTATAAAcaggaatttaaatttttttattagcaAGACAAAAAGATCCTGTGAGTCTGAATTTTTGGCACTGGCATTGAGAAATAATTCTTCTTCAAGTAATGTGGAATGAGTAACATGTGGACTAAAGACACCACTGGGAAACAAATTCAAAGGGAAAACAGTCATGTGGCTCATGAGAAGGCCTTAGAAACACATTCAACAAACCTAATTGAACTAGAAGCTTCTAACCTCAATcatgagaaccccataaacagtatgaaaaggcgaaaagataggacactgaaagatgaactcccatgttggcaggtgcccaatatgctactggagaggagcagaggaaaaactccagaaagaatgaagagaaagccAAAGTGAACAATAGCCAGTTGTGGatttgactggtgatggaagtaaggtctgatgctataaagaa is a window of Ovis aries strain OAR_USU_Benz2616 breed Rambouillet chromosome 1, ARS-UI_Ramb_v3.0, whole genome shotgun sequence DNA encoding:
- the LOC101116626 gene encoding keratin-associated protein 13-1-like, producing MSYKCCSENFSSRSLGVHLGYPGSSCGSSCGSSFLSNLVYRTDLCCPRICRPTPVVLKPCQTSCYCPRTSTLCSPFQITFSGSPGCGSIRGCSLGYGSRSCYSLDWGSRVGCGSRVFRLLGYGIHGFPSLRCGSRFYHPAYLASRSCQSSCYRPICRSNFRRSTC